The following proteins are encoded in a genomic region of Glycine soja cultivar W05 chromosome 17, ASM419377v2, whole genome shotgun sequence:
- the LOC114393126 gene encoding UDP-glucuronate 4-epimerase 1: MPSLEEELFPSTPGKFKIERSHHMNRQLYRCFASTSTMFLWALFLIALTASYLSFQGFVDSGSRYLTASWGGIQWEKQVRTSAQIHRQGGMSVLVTGAAGFVGSHVSLALKRRGDGVVGLDNFNDYYDPSLKKARKSLLATHDVFIVEGDVNDAKLLAKLFDVVAFTHVMHLAAQAGVRYAMENPHSYVHSNIAGLVTLLEACKTANPQPAIVWASSSSVYGLNEKVPFSESDQTDQPASLYAATKKAGEEITHTYNHIYGLSITGLRFFTVYGPWGRPDMAYFSFTRNILQGKPITVYRGKNHVDLARDFTYIDDIVKGCVGSLDTSAKSTGSGGKKRGPAPYRIFNLGNTSPVTVPTLVSILERHLKVKAKRNIVDMPGNGDVPFTHANISSARRELGYKPTTDLQTGLKKFVKWYLSYYGYNHGKPVN; encoded by the coding sequence atgccGTCATTAGAGGAGGAACTCTTCCCATCAACCCCAGGAAAGTTCAAGATCGAGCGGTCCCACCACATGAACCGCCAACTCTATCGCTGTTTCGCCTCCACCAGCACCATGTTCCTGTGGGCCCTCTTCTTAATCGCCCTCACCGCTTCCTATCTCAGCTTCCAAGGCTTCGTCGATTCCGGCAGCCGCTACCTCACCGCCTCCTGGGGCGGGATCCAGTGGGAGAAGCAGGTCCGCACCTCCGCCCAGATCCACCGTCAAGGCGGCATGTCCGTCCTCGTCACCGGCGCAGCCGGCTTCGTCGGCTCCCACGTCTCCCTCGCCTTAAAACGACGCGGAGACGGCGTCGTCGGACTCGACAACTTCAACGACTACTACGATCCGTCCCTCAAAAAAGCCCGCAAGTCCCTCCTCGCCACGCACGACGTCTTCATCGTCGAAGGCGATGTCAACGACGCGAAACTCTTGGCGAAGCTCTTCGATGTGGTTGCTTTCACTCACGTGATGCACCTCGCGGCGCAGGCTGGGGTTCGCTACGCCATGGAGAATCCCCACTCGTACGTCCACAGCAACATCGCGGGCCTCGTCACGCTTCTCGAGGCCTGCAAAACCGCGAACCCTCAGCCCGCTATCGTCTGGGCCTCGTCCAGCTCCGTCTACGGGCTCAACGAGAAGGTTCCCTTTTCCGAATCGGACCAGACCGACCAGCCCGCTAGTCTCTACGCCGCAACGAAAAAGGCCGGTGAGGAAATCACTCACACCTACAATCACATCTACGGTTTATCCATCACCGGTTTGAGATTCTTCACCGTGTACGGACCCTGGGGGAGACCCGACATGGCTTATTTCTCTTTCACCAGGAACATCTTACAAGGGAAACCTATTACCGTTTACCGCGGTAAAAACCATGTCGACCTGGCTAGGGATTTCACCTACATTGATGATATTGTGAAGGGTTGCGTCGGGTCGTTGGATACTTCGGCTAAGAGTACCGGGTCGGGTGGGAAGAAGCGTGGACCCGCTCCGTATAGAATATTTAACCTGGGGAATACTTCGCCGGTTACTGTTCCTACTCTTGTGAGTATATTGGAGCGGCATTTGAAGGTGAAGGCGAAGAGGAATATTGTGGACATGCCTGGAAACGGTGACGTTCCGTTTACTCACGCGAATATTAGTTCGGCCCGGAGAGAGCTCGGGTACAAGCCCACGACCGATTTGCAAACCGGGTTGAAGAAGTTCGTCAAGTGGTATCTTTCCTATTACGGCTACAATCACGGCAAACctgtaaattaa